A region from the Acanthopagrus latus isolate v.2019 chromosome 8, fAcaLat1.1, whole genome shotgun sequence genome encodes:
- the drd4a gene encoding dopamine receptor D4a, translated as MVANLSAAAESPEAAERGHNLPALLIGVLLIVVIICGNLLVCLSVFTEKALKTTTNYFIVSLAVADLMLAVLVLPLFVYSEFQDGVWTLSTTICDGLMTMDVMLCTASIFNLCAISIDRFIAVLIPLNYNRKHVDMRQIVLLSATWILALAVASPVMFGINNVPGRDPTECKLENNDYVLYSSVCSFFIPCPIMLLLYCGMFRGLRRWEEARKAKLKNSIQACRKLQEAAASLPPLASLPPPLPPIIEREPTDTQDEPSTIPSPDRAFPSSGYKDGPVKTVSFAEIKFNPDPRRRKTAKINSRERKAMKVLPVVVGAFLFCWTPFFVLHTMRARCQDCHVPPALMSVVTWLGYVNSALNPVIYTIFNTEFRNFFKKFLHRCCFKSAG; from the exons ATGGTAGCAAACCTGAGCGCGGCGGCGGAGAGCCCTGAGGCGGCGGAGAGGGGACACAACCTGCCCGCCCTGCTGATCGGGGTGCTGCTGATCGTGGTGATCATCTGCGGGAATCTGCTGGTGTGTCTGAGCGTGTTCACGGAGAAGGCGCTGAAGACCACCACCAACTACTTCATCGTCAGTTTGGCGGTGGCGGATCTGATGCTGGCGGTGCTCGTTCTGCCGCTCTTCGTCTATTCCGAG ttccaGGATGGTGTGTGGACCCTCAGCACCACCATCTGTGATGGTCTGATGACCATGGATGTGATGCTGTGCACCGCCTCCATCTTCAACCTCTGTGCCATCAGCATCGACAG gTTCATTGCCGTATTAATCCCTTTGAACTACAACAGGAAGCACGTGGACATGCGGCAGATAGTGCTGCTGTCTGCCACGTGGATCCTGGCCCTGGCCGTGGCCTCGCCCGTCATGTTCGGCATTAACAACGTGCCGGGCCGAGACCCCACTGAGTGCAAACTAGAAAACAACGACTATGTCCTGTATTCGTCCGTGTGCTCCTTCTTCATCCCCTGTCccatcatgctgctgctgtactgcgGTATGTTCCGCGGCCTGAGGCGCTGGGAGGAGGCACGCAAAGCCAAGCTGAAGAACAGCATCCAGGCCTGCCGCAAGCTGCAGGAAGCCGCCGCATCACTGCCGCCACTGGCCTCACTGCCACCACCGCTGCCGCCCATCATAGAGAGGGAACCAACGGATACTCAGGATGAGCCGTCCACCATCCCGTCCCCGGACAGAGCCTTTCCCTCATCAGGGTACAAAGATGGTCCAGTGAAGACGGTCAGCTTTGCAGAGATAAAGTTCAACCCCGATCCTCGCAGGAGGAAGACAGCCAAGATCAACAGCCGTGAGAGGAAGGCCATGAAGGTGCTTCCTGTCGTTGTGG GTGCCTTCCTGTTCTGCTGGACTCCGTTCTTTGTCCTGCACACGATGAGAGCTCGCTGTCAGGACTGCCACGTCCCCCCGGCCCTGATGAGCGTGGTGACGTGGCTCGGCTACGTCAACAGCGCTCTGAACCCCGTCATCTACACCATCTTCAACACGGAGTTCAGGAACTTTTTCAAGAAGTTCCTGCATCGCTGCTGCTTCAAGAGTGCCGGATGA
- the LOC119023901 gene encoding cytosolic 5'-nucleotidase 1A, with the protein MVSTIQNTDVKQKDADRAVVVAVTSRAVFESAADDGGDVYGVGVAFPLLQALHKVNERLLEESSAESLLFDVILITTDDQQQQQSSRITSSTRHYGLEVSRFCFSSQEDFTESLLKNNVQLFLTIDRDEVLRASQNGVLSALLDQQLASCPSEQLRVMISGDAVIKPDTDPMPPGQKGAQSFSTQLGQMRQKFGIFNSPLSIVLVTLHGGRESCGDALRTLRSRGVSVDEAHCLAGAPRGPILSVLRPHFLLSDGVSYLQE; encoded by the exons ATGGTCTCCACGATCCAGAACACCGACGTGAAGCAG AAGGATGCTGATCGTGCAGTGGTTGTCGCAGTAACGTCTCGTGCAGTGTttgagtctgctgctgatgacGGAGGTGACGTGTACGGCGTGGGCGTGGCTTTCCCACTGCTGCAG GCACTGCACAAAGTGAATGAACGTCTGCTGGAAGAAAGTTCTGCTGAGTCGCTGCTGTTTGATGTCATCCTGATCACCACTGAcgaccaacagcagcagcagagctcccgaatcaccagcagcaccagacaTTACG GTCTCGAagtcagcaggttttgtttttccagccagGAAGATTTCACGGAGAGTTTACTGAAAAATAACGTGCAGCTATTCCTGACAATAGACAGAGATGAGGTGCTACGGGCATCACAAAATG GTGTTCTCTCAGCACTGCTGGATCAGCAGTTAGCTTCATGTCCATCAGAGCAGCTCAGAGTAATGATCAGTGGAGACGCCGTCATCAAGCCTGACACTGACCCAATGCCGCCGGGACAAAAGGGCGCTCAG agttTCTCCACTCAACTCGGCCAGATGCGGCAGAAGTTCGGCATCTTCAACAGCCCTCTCAGTATCGTCCTGGTGACGTTGCATGGCGGCAGGGAGAGTTGTGGTGACGCCTTGCGGACGCTGCGTTCCCGTGGAGTGAGCGTGGATGAGGCGCACTGTCTGGCTGGGGCCCCGCGGGGCCCCATCCTGTCAGTGCTCCGACCTCACTTCCTGCTCAGTGACGGGGTCAGCTACCTGCAGGAGTGA